A single window of Synechococcus sp. C9 DNA harbors:
- a CDS encoding ABC transporter ATP-binding protein — MLKVEQLYKSYPNRPVLQGINLEIKSGEIYGLLGPNGAGKTTLINIICHLLNPDQGQVYIAGQSWRPSHRYLLGVAPQKDLLYQSLTCAEHLYFFGRIYGVAERELAQRVQQCLRLVGLELRADSLAENLSGGMQRRLNIAIALIHQPKLLILDEPTASLDIESRFEVWQLIRQCQRQGMTLLLTTHLLEEAERMCDRIGILKQGRLVAEGTLDSLKTLIPAAEVLTIQTPTPEIAMQRAQTLGWAIRNYNQDLLFWVPEALELNQIMNLFSGISLTSIARQPVRLEHIYLELMNQNAPTAKN; from the coding sequence GTGCTAAAAGTTGAACAGCTATACAAGAGTTATCCCAACCGCCCGGTTCTCCAGGGAATTAATTTAGAGATCAAATCGGGAGAAATTTATGGACTCCTGGGACCCAATGGGGCGGGTAAAACCACTTTAATTAATATCATTTGCCACCTCTTGAATCCTGACCAAGGGCAGGTATATATTGCTGGTCAATCCTGGCGACCGAGCCACCGTTATCTCCTGGGGGTTGCCCCGCAAAAAGATTTACTCTATCAGAGTTTAACCTGTGCGGAACATCTGTATTTTTTTGGGCGTATTTATGGGGTGGCGGAGCGGGAATTGGCTCAGCGAGTCCAGCAATGTCTCCGGCTGGTGGGATTGGAATTGCGGGCGGATAGTCTGGCTGAAAATCTCAGCGGGGGGATGCAAAGGCGGTTGAACATTGCCATTGCCTTAATTCATCAACCAAAACTGTTAATTTTGGATGAACCGACTGCGAGTTTGGATATTGAATCTCGCTTTGAAGTGTGGCAGTTGATTCGCCAATGTCAACGGCAGGGCATGACCCTATTACTCACCACCCATTTACTGGAAGAGGCGGAACGGATGTGCGACCGAATTGGTATCTTAAAACAGGGAAGGTTAGTTGCTGAAGGGACTTTAGATTCTCTGAAAACCCTGATTCCGGCGGCGGAAGTTTTAACGATTCAAACCCCTACCCCGGAAATCGCAATGCAACGGGCGCAGACATTGGGTTGGGCGATTCGCAACTACAATCAGGATTTACTATTCTGGGTGCCGGAAGCACTAGAATTAAACCAAATTATGAACCTGTTTTCCGGGATTTCCCTCACCTCCATTGCCCGCCAACCCGTGCGCCTAGAACATATTTATTTAGAACTAATGAATCAGAATGCCCCAACGGCAAAAAATTAG
- a CDS encoding response regulator codes for MKTVASPYKALRELAARDLTGSLTIYDPQVEGAGWCVYLGGQRLYYASSIAGQRERLTSILSRLRPDLEWPSLGALESEPAWLREWWQRQALPLGELRQVVTRLSQEALVQAVAIPKAPMHFQRNVQPDPILITPPWQDLLAAVRQQVYGWQLVRGQGLSPLSRLYLDMGQVGAFCDFWEQIQGTPEYEKFWGRQTLATWIQMFGQKLCVYEFASRVRVAPLELATRVRGLVGAGTLVSLPFAAPVAAPEHPPQPKPVIACIDDSKAVQRQVQMTLELEGYDIVAITEPARALTTLVRRRPEVILLDINMPDIDGYELCRMLRQSRQLQDVPIVMLTGRDGLIDRLRAQLVGANSYLTKPFAPEQLTQAVQKLRPSPSANGISS; via the coding sequence ATGAAAACAGTCGCCTCTCCCTACAAAGCCCTCCGAGAATTAGCCGCCCGGGATTTAACCGGTTCTCTGACCATCTATGACCCCCAGGTGGAGGGAGCGGGTTGGTGCGTGTATCTGGGTGGGCAACGGCTGTACTATGCCAGTAGTATTGCAGGACAGAGGGAACGGCTCACCAGCATTTTGTCCCGTCTGCGCCCGGATTTGGAGTGGCCTTCCCTGGGGGCTTTAGAGTCGGAACCGGCGTGGTTGCGGGAGTGGTGGCAGAGACAGGCATTGCCCTTGGGGGAGTTGCGCCAGGTGGTGACCCGGTTGAGCCAGGAAGCCCTGGTACAGGCGGTGGCGATTCCCAAGGCTCCGATGCATTTTCAGCGCAATGTGCAACCTGACCCGATTTTGATCACGCCCCCTTGGCAGGATTTGCTGGCGGCGGTGCGGCAACAGGTGTATGGGTGGCAGTTGGTGCGGGGGCAGGGTTTGTCCCCCCTGAGTCGCCTGTACCTGGATATGGGGCAGGTGGGGGCGTTTTGCGATTTTTGGGAGCAGATTCAGGGCACGCCGGAGTACGAGAAATTCTGGGGACGGCAAACCTTGGCAACCTGGATTCAGATGTTTGGGCAAAAACTTTGTGTTTATGAATTTGCGTCCCGGGTGCGGGTTGCCCCTTTGGAATTGGCGACTCGGGTGCGGGGCTTGGTGGGGGCGGGCACGTTGGTGAGTTTACCCTTTGCGGCGCCGGTGGCGGCTCCCGAGCATCCCCCCCAACCCAAACCGGTGATTGCCTGTATTGATGACAGCAAGGCGGTACAGCGGCAGGTGCAGATGACCCTGGAGTTGGAGGGTTATGACATTGTGGCGATTACGGAACCGGCACGGGCCTTGACTACTCTGGTACGCCGCCGCCCGGAGGTGATTTTGTTGGATATTAATATGCCGGATATCGATGGGTATGAGTTGTGCCGGATGTTGCGTCAGTCCCGCCAGTTGCAGGATGTGCCGATTGTGATGTTGACCGGGCGAGATGGGTTGATTGACCGCCTGCGGGCGCAGTTGGTGGGGGCAAATTCCTATCTGACGAAACCCTTTGCCCCGGAGCAATTGACCCAGGCGGTGCAGAAATTGCGCCCCTCCCCCTCCGCAAATGGGATAAGCTCGTAG
- a CDS encoding Uma2 family endonuclease translates to MVSIIQPPVEPAVPVPLPPDNLIFDDGEPLESNRHRIAMNVLIRSAQQALSHRSDVFIGGNMFVYFSREQAMNRNVRGPDVLMVLGVPPRPRQGWVVWEEGGRYPDVIVELLSPSTAAFDRGAKKDLYEQVFRTPYYFVFDPFAPESLAGWRLNASEGYQPLVANERGWLWCDLLGLWLGVWEGVIDREGPCSWLRLYTPAGDLALLPEEAAQQRAEQEKQRAEQEKQRADRLAAKLRELGVEVED, encoded by the coding sequence ATGGTTTCGATTATTCAGCCCCCCGTTGAACCCGCCGTTCCGGTACCATTACCCCCGGATAACCTGATTTTTGATGATGGAGAACCCTTGGAAAGTAATCGCCATCGCATTGCCATGAATGTGCTGATTCGTTCCGCCCAGCAGGCACTTTCGCACCGCTCGGATGTGTTTATCGGCGGCAATATGTTTGTGTACTTCAGCCGGGAACAGGCGATGAATCGGAATGTGCGTGGCCCCGATGTTCTGATGGTGTTGGGGGTTCCCCCTCGCCCACGGCAAGGTTGGGTGGTCTGGGAGGAAGGGGGGCGGTATCCCGATGTGATTGTAGAATTACTTTCCCCCAGTACGGCGGCTTTTGACCGAGGCGCCAAAAAAGATTTGTATGAGCAGGTTTTTCGCACCCCCTACTATTTTGTGTTTGACCCGTTTGCACCGGAGTCGTTGGCGGGGTGGCGGTTGAACGCCAGTGAGGGTTATCAGCCCTTAGTGGCGAATGAACGGGGGTGGCTGTGGTGCGACTTGTTGGGCTTGTGGTTGGGAGTGTGGGAGGGAGTGATTGACCGCGAAGGTCCCTGCAGTTGGCTAAGGTTGTACACGCCCGCAGGAGATTTGGCACTGTTACCGGAGGAAGCGGCGCAACAACGAGCCGAACAGGAAAAACAACGAGCCGAGCAGGAAAAACAACGGGCTGACCGATTGGCGGCTAAACTGCGGGAGTTAGGTGTGGAGGTAGAAGATTAA
- a CDS encoding Ycf51 family protein, which produces MTVPEVSHLLLTSPVFLAVPSVAEFAQAARVMGGLTLLCALVTLVGFGWRWGIRFRLVGITGFMAVLTGGLFALGLTPVTRTVLPNASRYTTVYDGGGTQAVIAVSGHLTPEQLTATLQQAANDLFSYGRLATGDAVLTVRARTLLHPEPGVTEPLYLGQVRRSLRQRQDPGMVVELDSQALARLERASPDSEKN; this is translated from the coding sequence ATGACTGTTCCTGAGGTTTCGCATTTACTCCTGACCAGCCCCGTTTTCCTGGCGGTTCCCAGTGTGGCGGAATTTGCCCAGGCGGCGCGGGTGATGGGGGGCTTGACGCTCCTGTGTGCCCTGGTGACGCTGGTGGGCTTTGGCTGGCGCTGGGGCATCCGCTTCCGGTTGGTGGGGATTACCGGCTTTATGGCGGTTCTCACCGGGGGCTTGTTTGCCCTGGGATTGACCCCTGTGACCCGCACGGTTCTGCCCAATGCCAGCCGTTATACCACCGTGTACGATGGGGGGGGCACCCAGGCGGTGATTGCCGTGTCGGGGCATCTCACCCCAGAACAACTGACGGCGACCCTGCAACAGGCGGCGAATGATTTATTTTCCTATGGTCGTTTGGCGACGGGGGATGCGGTGTTGACGGTACGGGCCCGCACGTTGCTCCACCCGGAACCGGGGGTGACAGAACCCCTCTATCTGGGACAGGTGCGCCGTTCCCTGCGCCAGCGGCAAGACCCTGGGATGGTGGTAGAATTGGATTCCCAGGCGTTGGCTCGCTTAGAACGGGCATCCCCTGATTCAGAAAAAAATTAA
- a CDS encoding Uma2 family endonuclease, whose protein sequence is MTLSVTQPPLNTWQRANWDEFVSMSDDSKNSKLKGYYYQGHYRFEPMSTGSDHSKDHMTISVLVGLFAALRGIAMNAHDACSYRQLGRNEFQPDISVYVGENANRIPWGTRVVDVDTYPLPDLVIEISDTSLGDDLGAKRLQYEDLGIPEYWIVAVEIQQIFGFAISPDGSSRRIRTSQVLPGLALNLLEQALQRSRTEHQAAVTAWFMEQVKHQLNHP, encoded by the coding sequence ATGACTTTGAGTGTGACCCAACCCCCCTTAAATACTTGGCAAAGAGCCAATTGGGATGAATTTGTGTCCATGAGCGACGACTCCAAAAATAGCAAACTCAAGGGGTATTATTACCAAGGGCACTACCGTTTTGAACCCATGTCCACCGGCTCCGACCATTCTAAAGACCACATGACGATTAGCGTTTTGGTCGGTCTCTTTGCCGCCCTGCGGGGTATTGCCATGAATGCCCATGATGCCTGTTCCTATCGGCAGTTGGGGCGCAATGAATTCCAACCGGATATTTCCGTTTATGTGGGGGAAAATGCCAATCGGATTCCCTGGGGGACACGGGTGGTGGATGTGGACACCTATCCCCTGCCCGATTTAGTCATTGAAATCAGCGATACGTCCCTGGGGGATGACCTGGGCGCCAAACGCTTGCAGTATGAGGATTTGGGGATTCCTGAGTATTGGATTGTGGCGGTGGAAATTCAGCAAATTTTTGGTTTTGCCATTAGCCCCGATGGCAGTAGTCGCCGTATTCGTACCTCCCAGGTATTGCCCGGATTAGCGTTAAATTTACTGGAACAGGCTTTGCAACGGAGTCGCACCGAACATCAAGCCGCCGTTACTGCTTGGTTTATGGAACAGGTAAAACATCAATTGAATCACCCCTAA
- a CDS encoding response regulator — translation MAELTATKTILLVEDGRAEKQLITGLLSQMGFEVVAFEGVEPAWAWLLEHTPALVLLDIVMSGQSGLDLCRMIRARPEFSQIPIVFCTSKNQEFDRFWAMRQGGNAYITKPFAPKELVSVVQQFVQ, via the coding sequence ATGGCTGAATTGACCGCCACAAAGACGATCCTCTTGGTAGAAGATGGGCGAGCCGAAAAACAATTGATCACGGGTTTGCTCTCCCAGATGGGGTTTGAGGTGGTAGCCTTTGAGGGGGTGGAACCCGCCTGGGCGTGGTTGTTGGAGCATACCCCGGCGTTGGTGTTGTTGGATATTGTCATGTCGGGGCAAAGTGGGTTGGACCTCTGCCGGATGATCCGGGCCCGCCCAGAATTTAGCCAGATACCGATTGTCTTTTGCACCTCCAAAAATCAAGAATTTGACCGGTTTTGGGCGATGCGCCAGGGGGGAAATGCCTACATCACCAAGCCTTTTGCCCCCAAGGAATTGGTGTCCGTGGTCCAACAATTTGTGCAATGA
- a CDS encoding MBL fold metallo-hydrolase produces MSSLAPKPILDGIFAFPPQRHTLGGTSYFIVGETLGLAGNLLIDCPAWDFHPWCHSQGGIQQLLLTHRDGADRIPQWQQAFDCPIVTQQQEAYLYPGVWVHPFAQTLTVVPGVTMIWTPGYSPGSSCIYLERWGGVLFTGRHLLPNPQGKLSLLATRKTFHWLRQQRSMAWLKTWLGERPVTYFCPGANTGFLRGQGWVRPEPGEDWYDEIMGRISSHVQQVRQ; encoded by the coding sequence ATGTCATCCCTAGCCCCGAAACCCATACTGGACGGAATTTTTGCCTTTCCCCCCCAACGGCACACCCTGGGCGGTACCAGCTATTTCATTGTAGGGGAGACCCTGGGGCTGGCGGGGAATCTCCTCATTGACTGCCCCGCCTGGGACTTTCACCCCTGGTGTCACAGCCAAGGAGGCATCCAGCAGTTACTCCTGACCCACCGGGACGGTGCCGACCGCATTCCCCAATGGCAACAAGCATTTGACTGCCCCATTGTCACCCAGCAACAGGAAGCCTACCTCTATCCGGGGGTGTGGGTGCATCCCTTCGCCCAAACCCTGACCGTGGTGCCAGGCGTGACCATGATTTGGACCCCAGGGTATAGCCCCGGCAGTAGTTGCATCTACCTGGAACGGTGGGGGGGGGTGCTGTTCACCGGGCGGCATTTGCTCCCCAACCCCCAAGGGAAACTCAGCCTACTCGCCACCCGCAAGACTTTCCATTGGTTGCGGCAACAACGCAGTATGGCATGGCTCAAAACCTGGCTGGGGGAACGCCCGGTCACCTATTTTTGCCCCGGTGCCAATACGGGCTTTCTGCGGGGACAGGGGTGGGTGCGCCCAGAGCCAGGGGAGGACTGGTATGATGAAATTATGGGGCGGATTTCTTCCCACGTCCAACAGGTGAGGCAGTGA
- a CDS encoding SIMPL domain-containing protein (The SIMPL domain is named for its presence in mouse protein SIMPL (signalling molecule that associates with mouse pelle-like kinase). Bacterial member BP26, from Brucella, was shown to assemble into a channel-like structure, while YggE from E. coli has been associated with resistance to oxidative stress.) encodes MGQIRKARGWVGVLVVVSWWSVMPVALAQERGSERVLQVTGQGVITLPAQLAEVEVGVEIRGNNANQVQMEIAQRLDKIISTLRQKSAEKLTTTGVQLFPIYGERQQLLGFTGRNTVRFQLPISQTGAVLDQLVSQGANQINRLSFVATESALEQGRIQALQAAVQDAQKQAQIVLQALQLTPKEVVGVTILGSSTPIPRSFALAEVRASTPILGGDQTVQAQVKLEIRY; translated from the coding sequence ATGGGTCAAATCCGAAAAGCCCGTGGGTGGGTCGGGGTATTGGTGGTCGTCAGTTGGTGGTCAGTCATGCCCGTTGCCCTTGCCCAAGAACGGGGGTCAGAACGGGTACTCCAGGTCACTGGTCAGGGCGTGATTACCCTACCCGCCCAATTGGCTGAGGTGGAAGTTGGGGTGGAAATCCGGGGCAACAACGCCAACCAAGTACAGATGGAAATTGCCCAACGGCTGGATAAAATCATCAGCACCCTGCGGCAAAAATCCGCCGAAAAACTCACCACCACTGGGGTACAGCTTTTTCCCATCTACGGGGAACGGCAACAATTGCTCGGGTTTACGGGGCGGAATACGGTGCGGTTTCAACTGCCCATCAGCCAAACCGGGGCGGTGCTGGATCAATTGGTCAGCCAAGGGGCAAATCAGATTAACCGCCTCAGTTTTGTCGCCACTGAATCGGCTCTGGAACAAGGACGGATACAAGCACTGCAAGCGGCGGTGCAGGATGCCCAAAAACAAGCCCAGATAGTTCTCCAAGCCCTCCAACTCACCCCCAAGGAGGTGGTGGGGGTCACCATTTTAGGAAGCAGTACCCCAATTCCCCGCAGTTTTGCATTGGCGGAAGTCCGTGCCAGTACCCCCATCCTCGGCGGCGACCAGACCGTCCAAGCCCAAGTGAAGCTGGAAATCCGCTACTAG
- a CDS encoding iron-containing alcohol dehydrogenase family protein, which translates to MQKKINPVIQFMSELVISPQSVLRGRDLISQYPERLTAITQRWLLVGGQTSSDLVLPRLRAVGIEPVQVVPLRECTTALRQELSEAMRAHRVGGVLACGGGKALDAGKLAAHDAQLPVITIPTTGATCAAWTALSNIYSPAGAFQYDVPLRHCPELLLLDYDLVQTAPPRTLASGIGDALAKWYEAAISNGESTDTPVVMAVQQARILRDILLQKAVPALATPGSLTWQEVVDATVLMAGLIGGVGGAQCRTVAAHAVHNGLTHWPQTHAWLHGEKVAFGILVQLRLEEAQGYPLAGVARAQLLTLYQQIHLPCTLADLGLGGLPAAELAQLAEVICRPGSDIHRLPFPVTPTAVLAAMQTTTQPWAKNQVRAG; encoded by the coding sequence ATTCAGAAAAAAATTAACCCGGTGATTCAGTTCATGTCCGAGTTGGTGATTAGCCCCCAGTCGGTACTGCGGGGGCGGGATTTAATTTCCCAGTACCCGGAACGGTTGACCGCCATCACCCAACGTTGGCTGTTGGTGGGGGGGCAGACAAGTAGTGATTTGGTGTTGCCCCGACTGCGGGCGGTGGGAATTGAGCCGGTGCAGGTGGTACCCCTGCGGGAATGTACGACAGCCCTGCGCCAGGAACTTAGCGAGGCGATGCGTGCCCACCGGGTCGGCGGGGTGCTGGCCTGTGGGGGAGGCAAAGCCCTGGATGCGGGAAAACTCGCCGCCCATGATGCCCAGTTACCAGTGATCACCATTCCCACCACCGGTGCGACCTGTGCCGCTTGGACGGCCTTGAGCAATATCTATTCCCCGGCGGGGGCCTTTCAGTACGATGTACCCCTGCGCCACTGCCCGGAATTATTACTTTTGGACTATGACCTGGTGCAAACCGCCCCTCCCCGCACCCTCGCATCAGGGATTGGGGATGCCTTGGCCAAATGGTACGAAGCCGCTATTAGCAATGGTGAATCCACGGATACCCCCGTGGTGATGGCGGTGCAACAGGCCAGAATTTTGCGGGACATTTTACTGCAAAAAGCGGTACCAGCCCTGGCGACACCGGGGAGTCTGACTTGGCAGGAGGTGGTGGATGCCACGGTCTTGATGGCGGGGTTGATTGGTGGGGTGGGGGGTGCCCAATGCCGGACGGTGGCCGCCCATGCGGTGCATAATGGCCTCACCCATTGGCCCCAGACCCATGCGTGGCTCCACGGGGAAAAGGTGGCGTTTGGGATTTTGGTGCAGTTGCGCTTAGAGGAAGCCCAGGGGTATCCCTTGGCGGGAGTGGCCCGGGCGCAGTTACTCACGTTGTATCAACAGATTCATTTGCCTTGCACCCTAGCTGATTTGGGGTTGGGGGGATTGCCCGCCGCAGAATTAGCCCAACTGGCGGAGGTGATCTGCCGCCCTGGGAGTGACATCCACCGTTTGCCCTTTCCGGTGACCCCCACCGCAGTCCTAGCGGCCATGCAAACCACTACCCAACCCTGGGCAAAAAACCAGGTGCGGGCAGGATAA
- a CDS encoding phosphotransacetylase family protein, producing the protein MTSRFLFIGSTQAYSGKSTATLGIAQQLQARHYRIGYGKPVGTERVTSDPVPLDADGQLAAQVLKLPPDCLAPTLVFWEDWLKQPDLLPQATPLTAALESYRNLTVPDLMLLEAPANLSEGHLFGLGLAHMAAVLEAGVVLVVRCQSLLVLDELLMAQAHLGERLRGVLLNAVPADQPVQEILVPMLEQRGIPVLGVLPRSRLLRSVPVGELAHHLQAQVVCCPERMDLLVEHLSIGAMSVNAALDYFRQGVNMVVITGSGRTDIQLAALEASTQCLVLTGPNPPSPMVLSRAEEMEIPILMVDMDTLTAVETIERTFEQVRLREPVKIQYVQQMMAQYLDMERLLSGWGSPCPSG; encoded by the coding sequence GTGACCAGCCGTTTTTTGTTTATCGGTTCCACCCAGGCGTATAGTGGCAAGTCCACCGCCACCCTGGGGATTGCCCAACAACTCCAAGCCCGTCACTACCGCATTGGTTATGGGAAACCCGTAGGCACCGAGCGGGTCACCAGCGACCCCGTGCCCCTGGATGCGGATGGGCAATTGGCGGCGCAGGTGTTGAAATTACCGCCAGACTGCCTCGCCCCCACCCTGGTTTTTTGGGAAGATTGGCTGAAACAACCGGATTTATTGCCCCAGGCGACCCCCCTGACGGCGGCATTGGAGTCGTATAGAAATCTCACCGTTCCCGACCTGATGCTTTTGGAAGCCCCCGCCAATCTCTCCGAGGGGCATTTGTTTGGTTTGGGGTTGGCGCACATGGCGGCGGTTCTGGAGGCGGGCGTTGTCCTGGTGGTGCGGTGCCAGTCCCTGCTGGTGCTGGATGAATTGCTCATGGCGCAGGCGCATCTGGGGGAACGGTTGCGGGGGGTTTTGCTGAATGCGGTACCGGCGGACCAACCGGTGCAGGAAATTCTGGTGCCCATGCTGGAACAACGGGGGATACCGGTATTGGGGGTTTTGCCCCGCAGTCGCCTCTTACGCAGTGTGCCGGTGGGGGAATTGGCGCACCATTTGCAGGCGCAGGTGGTCTGTTGTCCCGAACGGATGGATTTACTGGTCGAACATCTCTCCATCGGTGCCATGAGCGTCAATGCCGCCCTGGATTACTTCCGCCAGGGGGTGAATATGGTGGTGATCACCGGCAGTGGTCGCACGGACATTCAACTCGCCGCCCTGGAAGCCTCGACCCAATGCCTGGTGTTAACTGGTCCGAATCCCCCCAGCCCCATGGTTTTGAGCCGTGCCGAGGAAATGGAAATTCCCATCCTGATGGTGGACATGGACACGCTGACGGCGGTGGAAACCATCGAACGCACCTTTGAGCAGGTACGACTGCGGGAGCCGGTGAAAATTCAATACGTGCAACAGATGATGGCGCAATACCTGGACATGGAACGACTGCTCAGCGGTTGGGGTTCCCCATGCCCAAGCGGTTAA
- a CDS encoding Uma2 family endonuclease translates to MTLSVTQTPLNTWQRANWDEFVSMSDDPKNSKLKGYYYQGHYRFEPMSTGSDHANDHALLLFMLTFWVGQRHLLATVKDACSYRQAGRNEFQPDISVYVGENANRIPWGTRVVDVDTYPLPDLVIEISDTSLGDDLGAKRLQYEDLGIPEYWIVAVEIQQIFGFAISPDGSSRRIRTSQVLPGLGLNLLEQALQRSRTEHQAAVTTWFMGQIQRQ, encoded by the coding sequence ATGACTTTGAGTGTGACCCAAACCCCCTTAAATACTTGGCAAAGAGCCAATTGGGATGAATTTGTGTCCATGAGTGACGACCCCAAAAATAGCAAACTCAAGGGGTATTATTACCAAGGGCACTATCGTTTTGAACCCATGTCCACCGGCTCTGACCATGCCAATGACCATGCCCTGCTTTTATTTATGCTCACGTTTTGGGTCGGGCAAAGGCACCTATTAGCCACGGTCAAGGATGCCTGTTCCTATCGGCAAGCGGGGCGCAATGAATTCCAACCGGATATTTCCGTTTATGTGGGGGAAAATGCCAATCGGATTCCCTGGGGGACACGGGTGGTGGATGTGGACACCTATCCCCTACCCGATTTAGTCATTGAAATCAGCGATACGTCCCTGGGGGATGACCTGGGTGCCAAACGCTTGCAGTACGAGGATTTGGGGATTCCTGAGTATTGGATTGTGGCGGTGGAAATTCAGCAAATTTTTGGTTTTGCCATTAGCCCGGATGGCAGTAGTCGCCGTATTCGTACCTCCCAGGTATTGCCCGGATTGGGATTAAATTTACTGGAACAGGCTTTGCAACGGAGTCGCACCGAACATCAAGCCGCCGTTACCACTTGGTTTATGGGTCAAATTCAAAGGCAATAA
- a CDS encoding TIGR02450 family Trp-rich protein, translated as MPKRLIPRLGSQWTARQTTWGWRHFQVKNIKRQAQFTFVELVAVCDPKVRFWLNAQQLADRELWQPGWQPRHSQ; from the coding sequence ATGCCCAAGCGGTTAATCCCTCGCCTGGGTTCCCAGTGGACAGCCCGGCAGACTACCTGGGGGTGGCGGCACTTTCAGGTCAAAAATATCAAACGTCAGGCGCAGTTTACCTTTGTGGAATTGGTGGCGGTGTGTGACCCCAAGGTACGTTTTTGGCTGAATGCCCAGCAACTGGCGGATCGGGAACTTTGGCAACCCGGCTGGCAACCCCGGCATTCTCAATAA